A window from bacterium encodes these proteins:
- a CDS encoding pirin family protein codes for MSTDPILSMFPLGMPWQTSDPFLFCVHHDDAYPQGNERLGPAASLQGRDIGQDFAGLDGWRMYHGDVVPGFPGHPHRGFETVTIVRKGFIDHSDSLGATARFGAGDVQWLTAGKGIVHAEMFPLLYQQGPNPLELFQIWLNLPRAGKMVAPHFKMYWHETMPTVVTLDDAGHQTEVTVIAGDLGVERAPSPPPDSWAANAAADVAIWLIRMAPGAKWRLPAASAGTNRTLYYYEGAGLKVSGVNVPSGTGVRLRPDTEQELVAGPEASYLLLLQGRPISEPVVQYGPFVMNSPAEIQQAFGEYQATGFGGWPWPEEGPVHERGAGRFARYPDGRFEYPG; via the coding sequence ATGAGCACCGATCCCATCCTCTCCATGTTCCCGCTGGGGATGCCCTGGCAGACCTCGGATCCCTTCCTGTTCTGCGTCCACCACGACGACGCCTACCCGCAGGGCAATGAGCGCCTGGGACCGGCCGCCTCGCTACAAGGGCGAGACATCGGGCAAGACTTCGCAGGCCTCGACGGCTGGCGGATGTACCACGGGGACGTCGTGCCGGGCTTCCCGGGGCATCCGCATCGCGGCTTCGAGACCGTCACGATCGTGCGCAAGGGCTTCATCGACCACTCCGACTCGCTCGGGGCCACGGCGCGCTTCGGCGCGGGCGACGTGCAGTGGCTGACGGCCGGCAAGGGGATCGTCCACGCCGAGATGTTCCCCTTGCTCTACCAGCAGGGCCCGAACCCGCTCGAGCTCTTCCAGATTTGGCTCAACCTGCCCCGTGCCGGCAAGATGGTCGCGCCTCACTTCAAGATGTATTGGCACGAGACCATGCCGACCGTGGTGACGCTCGACGATGCGGGCCACCAGACCGAGGTCACGGTGATCGCGGGTGACCTCGGCGTTGAGCGCGCCCCCTCGCCGCCGCCCGACTCCTGGGCCGCCAACGCGGCGGCGGATGTGGCGATTTGGCTGATCCGGATGGCGCCGGGCGCGAAATGGCGTTTGCCTGCCGCCAGCGCGGGGACGAATCGAACGCTTTACTACTACGAGGGCGCGGGGCTCAAGGTCTCGGGCGTAAACGTCCCGTCGGGCACGGGGGTACGCCTGCGCCCCGACACCGAGCAGGAGCTCGTCGCGGGCCCGGAGGCCAGTTACTTGCTGTTGCTGCAAGGGCGGCCGATCTCGGAGCCCGTTGTCCAGTACGGCCCTTTTGTCATGAATTCGCCCGCTGAAATCCAACAGGCCTTCGGCGAATACCAAGCGACCGGCTTCGGAGGCTGGCCCTGGCCCGAGGAAGGCCCCGTACACGAGCGGGGTGCCGGCCGCTTTGCCCGCTACCCGGACGGTCGTTTCGAGTATCCGGGCTAG
- a CDS encoding cysteine hydrolase — MNPAKDRDLHGNVPNSARTVLVLVDVLNDLEFEGGEALLRSALPMAQRLRDFKRKIKPLGVPVIYANDNFGKWQSDIRSVVAHCLEDDVRGAPIVRLLQPDDDDYCVLKPKHSAFYGSPLDILLTYLQAQILILGGLTSDNCVLFTAMDAYLRDFKLHVPADGSAATDEERHGRALDHMRALLKANTTPLAELKLEENGRLTESR; from the coding sequence ATGAACCCCGCCAAGGATCGCGACCTGCACGGCAACGTCCCGAACTCGGCACGCACGGTCCTGGTGCTGGTCGACGTGCTGAACGATCTGGAATTCGAGGGGGGCGAGGCCTTGCTGCGAAGCGCGCTGCCGATGGCCCAACGGCTGCGTGACTTCAAGCGCAAAATCAAGCCTTTGGGCGTTCCTGTCATCTACGCGAACGATAACTTCGGCAAGTGGCAGTCCGACATCCGCAGCGTCGTGGCGCACTGCCTGGAGGATGACGTCCGGGGAGCTCCAATCGTTCGCCTGCTCCAGCCGGACGACGACGACTACTGCGTCCTGAAACCGAAGCACTCGGCCTTCTACGGCAGCCCGCTGGACATCCTCCTGACCTACCTTCAGGCGCAGATCCTCATCTTGGGCGGCTTGACCAGCGACAACTGCGTGCTCTTCACGGCCATGGACGCCTACCTCCGCGACTTCAAGCTGCACGTTCCCGCCGACGGGTCTGCGGCGACGGATGAGGAGCGGCACGGGCGGGCGCTGGATCACATGCGCGCGTTGCTCAAGGCGAACACCACGCCCCTAGCCGAACTCAAGCTCGAAGAAAACGGCCGGCTAACGGAGAGCCGATAG
- a CDS encoding response regulator transcription factor has protein sequence MNDAIRLAIVEDESLFRELLCTALSTQPSLAVAAAFGDAAQALAELPDIAPDVVILDLELGRGANGFQVGLSLRRYLPKVGVVLLSNHRDPSLLTMLPPEQAHGWAYLLKSSVRDVAALERAVHSALSGLVILDPQLTQDAQESREATSLRDQLTSRGYDLIQLIAEGHSNQAIANRLHLTEKTVENQIGTLYRKLGISTSDSQVHPRVQAALKFIEALSP, from the coding sequence ATGAACGACGCCATTCGCCTTGCCATCGTCGAGGATGAAAGCCTGTTCCGCGAGTTGCTGTGCACGGCACTCTCCACCCAACCGAGCCTCGCGGTGGCCGCCGCCTTCGGGGACGCGGCGCAGGCGCTCGCCGAGTTGCCGGATATCGCACCGGACGTGGTGATCCTGGATCTGGAGCTCGGCCGCGGCGCCAACGGCTTTCAAGTGGGTCTCTCGCTCAGAAGGTACCTGCCCAAGGTCGGGGTGGTGCTGCTCTCCAACCACCGGGACCCCTCGCTGCTGACCATGCTCCCGCCCGAGCAGGCACATGGCTGGGCCTACCTGCTCAAGTCGTCCGTCCGGGACGTCGCCGCCCTGGAAAGAGCGGTTCACAGCGCGCTGAGCGGGCTGGTGATCCTGGATCCCCAGCTCACCCAAGACGCCCAAGAAAGCCGCGAGGCGACCAGCCTGCGCGACCAGCTCACGTCTCGGGGTTACGACCTGATCCAGCTGATCGCCGAGGGGCATAGCAACCAGGCCATCGCCAACCGCCTGCACCTTACCGAGAAGACGGTCGAAAACCAGATCGGCACCCTCTACCGCAAGCTCGGCATCAGCACCTCGGACTCCCAGGTCCACCCGCGCGTCCAGGCCGCCCTGAAGTTCATTGAGGCGCTTTCCCCTTAA
- a CDS encoding aldehyde dehydrogenase family protein, whose product MAFRVAWGASEPQTFGYFSVAGWQPSTSNQTLAIHSPIDGALVGRIQACTAAEAMAVTEEAAAAWPAWAARPVHERTSILLETARLLSLHRKALADQLVREIAKTPQDAMSEVDRTAEFIAYAAEEGRRYLGSLVPGDAFPGYGRDKLCLATREPYGVVLAISPFNYPLNLSASKIAPALVMGNAVIFKPATQGAIAALMMVELFREAGVPPGVLTAVTGASSEIGDALATAPQVAAISFTGSTAVGEHLAGIARFRELQLEMGGKDAALVLNDAPLECAVDQIAKGAFAYSAQRCTAIKRVMLLPGIASRFLEAFVATVEGLKVGDPRVPGMSIVPLIDDRAADRVWRLIQEAIAQGARPLTGNRREGRLIYPTVLDQVTSKMRVAWEEPFGPVLPILRCRDRDEAIALANRSRYGLQSAVFTDDLEQALYVGRRLEVGTVNINRYDSRGPDHFPFAGVKDSGHGTQGIRYSLEAMSRLKAVVLNLPTGTW is encoded by the coding sequence ATGGCTTTCCGCGTGGCCTGGGGAGCTTCTGAGCCCCAGACGTTCGGGTACTTTTCCGTAGCCGGATGGCAGCCTTCCACCTCAAATCAGACGCTTGCGATCCATTCTCCGATCGATGGGGCGCTCGTCGGTCGGATCCAGGCGTGCACGGCGGCCGAAGCCATGGCCGTCACCGAAGAAGCGGCCGCTGCCTGGCCCGCTTGGGCCGCGCGCCCCGTCCACGAGCGGACGAGCATCCTGCTCGAAACCGCCCGCTTACTTTCGCTCCATCGGAAGGCCCTCGCCGATCAGCTCGTCCGCGAGATCGCCAAGACCCCTCAGGACGCCATGTCGGAGGTCGATCGCACCGCGGAGTTCATCGCGTACGCCGCCGAGGAGGGGCGCCGGTACCTGGGAAGCCTGGTGCCGGGCGACGCCTTCCCGGGTTACGGGCGTGACAAGCTCTGCCTCGCGACGCGGGAGCCCTACGGCGTGGTCCTTGCGATCTCGCCCTTCAATTACCCCCTGAACCTCTCGGCGAGCAAGATTGCCCCTGCACTCGTCATGGGCAACGCAGTCATCTTCAAGCCCGCCACCCAAGGGGCGATCGCCGCGCTCATGATGGTCGAGCTGTTTCGAGAGGCGGGGGTGCCGCCTGGAGTCCTCACGGCCGTGACGGGGGCTTCCTCCGAAATCGGGGATGCCCTCGCCACCGCGCCTCAGGTCGCGGCGATCTCGTTCACGGGCAGCACGGCGGTGGGCGAGCACCTGGCCGGCATCGCCCGGTTCCGCGAGCTCCAGCTGGAGATGGGCGGCAAGGACGCCGCCCTCGTGCTGAACGATGCCCCGCTCGAATGCGCCGTCGATCAGATCGCAAAGGGAGCGTTCGCCTACTCGGCCCAGCGCTGCACGGCCATCAAACGCGTGATGCTCCTGCCGGGCATCGCCTCGCGCTTTCTCGAAGCGTTCGTCGCGACGGTCGAGGGCCTGAAAGTCGGCGACCCTCGCGTGCCCGGGATGAGCATCGTGCCCCTGATCGACGATCGCGCCGCTGATCGGGTCTGGCGCTTGATTCAAGAAGCGATCGCCCAGGGGGCCCGGCCGCTGACCGGCAACCGCCGAGAAGGGCGCCTCATCTATCCGACCGTCCTGGACCAGGTGACCAGCAAGATGCGGGTCGCCTGGGAGGAACCCTTCGGGCCGGTGCTTCCGATCTTGCGGTGCCGCGATCGCGACGAGGCGATCGCGCTGGCGAACCGCTCGCGCTACGGCCTCCAGTCGGCGGTCTTCACCGACGATCTGGAGCAGGCCCTCTACGTGGGGCGCCGGCTCGAAGTGGGCACCGTGAACATCAACCGCTACGACTCGCGCGGCCCCGACCACTTTCCCTTCGCTGGGGTCAAGGACTCGGGACACGGCACCCAGGGCATCCGCTACAGCCTAGAGGCCATGAGCCGCCTCAAGGCCGTCGTGCTCAACCTGCCGACAGGGACCTGGTAA
- a CDS encoding divalent metal cation transporter yields MRAAVRKSRTIGCSAEGLPPKPAAPGGPRGPLRRILDSLGPGFVTGASDDDPSGIGTYSVAGATMGFAVLWMALVTFPLMAGVQYICAKISMVSGVGLAGVLRERYPRGLLYPCVLILLIANTLNAGADIAAIAAALNLLFPLPISGLIIPIAALILSVQIFGAYRLVASIFKWLSLTLFAYIGAALFAKPDLWEVLRGTFVPTLAFDGKSLITYTAILGTTISPYLFFWQGSMEVEDEISRGLLTREQRQGATDTELRDAAIDVNIGMFFSNLVMYFIILATATTLFKTGQTGISSATDAAQALKPLAGEAAALLFALGILGTGFLAVPILTCSASYAVAEALGWRHGLRHKLWRARGFYALIICSTLVGVLIDFTGINPIDALVWSAVLNGFIAPPLLAVIMLVANNRAVLGDRVNGRLTNVLGWGATLLMTASAIGLLVTWGQ; encoded by the coding sequence ATGAGGGCCGCCGTGAGGAAGAGTCGCACGATAGGATGCTCCGCCGAGGGCCTTCCTCCGAAGCCAGCGGCTCCGGGCGGCCCGCGAGGCCCGCTCCGGCGCATCCTCGACTCCCTCGGGCCGGGCTTCGTCACCGGGGCCTCGGACGACGACCCCTCGGGGATCGGCACCTACTCCGTCGCAGGCGCCACCATGGGCTTTGCGGTCCTTTGGATGGCGCTGGTGACCTTCCCTCTGATGGCTGGAGTGCAGTACATCTGCGCGAAGATCAGCATGGTCAGCGGGGTAGGGCTTGCGGGAGTGCTACGGGAGCGCTACCCGAGGGGCCTGCTCTATCCATGCGTCCTCATCCTGCTCATCGCCAACACCCTCAACGCCGGGGCCGACATCGCCGCCATCGCCGCCGCCCTCAACCTGCTGTTTCCCCTGCCCATCTCGGGGCTCATCATCCCGATTGCCGCCTTGATCCTGAGCGTCCAGATCTTCGGGGCCTATCGGCTGGTGGCCAGCATTTTCAAGTGGCTCTCGCTCACCCTCTTCGCCTACATAGGGGCTGCGCTCTTCGCCAAGCCCGACCTGTGGGAGGTGCTGCGTGGAACCTTCGTCCCGACGCTCGCCTTCGATGGCAAGTCCCTGATCACCTACACGGCGATCCTCGGGACCACCATCTCGCCTTACCTCTTCTTCTGGCAAGGCAGCATGGAGGTCGAAGACGAGATCAGCCGGGGGCTCTTGACGCGCGAGCAGCGCCAAGGAGCGACGGACACCGAGCTGCGCGATGCGGCCATCGACGTCAACATCGGGATGTTCTTCTCGAACCTCGTCATGTACTTCATCATCCTGGCCACGGCCACCACCCTCTTCAAGACCGGCCAGACCGGGATTTCGTCGGCGACGGATGCCGCCCAGGCCCTCAAGCCACTCGCAGGCGAGGCGGCAGCCCTCCTCTTTGCCCTGGGGATCCTCGGGACGGGCTTTTTGGCGGTGCCGATTCTGACCTGCTCGGCCTCATACGCCGTCGCCGAAGCGCTGGGATGGCGCCACGGCCTCCGCCACAAGCTGTGGCGCGCCCGCGGGTTCTACGCGCTCATCATCTGCTCGACGCTGGTGGGGGTGCTCATCGACTTCACGGGGATCAACCCCATCGACGCGCTCGTCTGGTCGGCGGTGCTCAACGGCTTCATCGCGCCTCCCCTCTTGGCGGTCATCATGCTCGTCGCCAACAATCGAGCGGTCCTGGGCGATCGCGTCAACGGGCGATTGACCAACGTGCTCGGCTGGGGCGCGACTTTGCTCATGACGGCCTCGGCAATCGGGCTTCTCGTGACCTGGGGGCAATAG
- a CDS encoding MFS transporter produces MHRPPSLRTARLAVSTSFFVSGAVLASWVPHIPAMQRALDLSPGLLGLVLLSPALGAVIAMLVSGGLCARWGHARVNRGATFLYCCAVPLTVLAPHPILLACVLVVMGFNNGTLGVAMNAEAIEVERAYGRLINSSFHALYGLGLLVGASAGGLVIGMGGSPLAHLLVAAALLGFLGVGASFRYLSDAPSKAAGGRAPLFVRPTRFLLLLGIGTFSCSLIEGAMADWAGIYLRDVRGAAPGLAAMGFAAYSFAMTLSRFAGDSLNQQLGKRGLVRLGGFLGVAGVALALGVRHPLAAVAGFGLVGLGMANVVPNFFSDAAREPSMPPSRAIAAVSSLGYAGILMGPPIIGAVAQLTSLSAAMGVVAVSSALVWALAGNLSGRPVLTRSLSAG; encoded by the coding sequence ATGCACCGCCCCCCGTCTCTGCGTACGGCCCGTCTTGCCGTCTCGACCTCATTCTTCGTCAGCGGGGCCGTCCTGGCAAGCTGGGTCCCCCACATCCCGGCCATGCAGCGGGCCCTCGACCTCAGCCCCGGCTTGCTCGGGCTGGTGCTGCTCTCGCCGGCCCTCGGTGCGGTCATCGCCATGCTCGTCTCGGGCGGGCTCTGCGCGCGCTGGGGCCATGCGCGCGTCAACCGCGGCGCGACCTTCCTCTACTGCTGCGCGGTGCCCCTGACGGTCCTCGCGCCCCACCCTATCTTGCTCGCATGTGTCCTCGTCGTGATGGGGTTCAACAACGGGACCCTGGGGGTGGCGATGAACGCCGAGGCGATCGAGGTGGAGCGGGCTTACGGGCGTTTGATCAACTCTTCCTTCCACGCCCTCTACGGGTTGGGGCTGCTCGTGGGCGCTTCTGCCGGTGGGCTGGTGATCGGGATGGGCGGCTCGCCCCTTGCGCACCTGCTCGTGGCCGCCGCGCTGCTCGGCTTCCTGGGGGTCGGGGCTTCCTTTCGCTATCTCTCGGATGCGCCGTCGAAGGCCGCGGGAGGGCGCGCACCCCTCTTCGTGCGCCCCACGCGCTTCTTGCTCTTGCTTGGGATCGGCACTTTCAGTTGCTCGCTCATCGAGGGGGCCATGGCCGACTGGGCGGGCATCTACCTGCGCGACGTGCGCGGGGCGGCCCCGGGACTTGCAGCCATGGGGTTTGCTGCCTACTCGTTCGCCATGACCCTGAGCCGCTTTGCGGGAGATTCGCTGAACCAGCAGCTGGGTAAGCGCGGCCTCGTGCGTCTGGGCGGCTTTCTCGGCGTGGCGGGGGTGGCCCTGGCGCTGGGGGTGCGCCATCCGCTGGCGGCCGTGGCGGGGTTTGGCCTCGTGGGCCTCGGGATGGCCAATGTGGTGCCGAACTTCTTCAGCGACGCGGCCCGTGAGCCCAGCATGCCCCCGTCTCGCGCCATCGCGGCGGTCTCGTCCTTGGGCTACGCCGGGATCCTCATGGGGCCGCCCATCATCGGGGCCGTGGCCCAGCTCACCTCGCTGAGCGCCGCGATGGGGGTCGTGGCGGTGTCGAGCGCACTCGTTTGGGCCTTGGCCGGGAACCTCTCGGGCCGCCCGGTACTTACCAGGTCCCTGTCGGCAGGTTGA
- a CDS encoding stress-induced protein, with protein MAQKESTRGFAAMDQAKQREIASKGGKAAHEKGTAHEFSSEEAREAGRKGGEAVSRDRAHMAEIGRHGGEARGRQRETTRKH; from the coding sequence ATGGCCCAGAAGGAAAGCACCCGGGGCTTCGCGGCAATGGACCAAGCCAAGCAGCGTGAGATTGCCAGCAAAGGCGGCAAAGCCGCTCACGAGAAGGGGACGGCGCACGAGTTCAGCTCGGAAGAAGCCCGCGAAGCGGGCCGCAAGGGCGGCGAGGCCGTCAGCCGGGACCGCGCCCACATGGCCGAGATCGGCCGACACGGCGGAGAGGCCCGAGGCAGGCAGCGCGAAACGACCAGAAAACACTAG